A stretch of Vairimorpha necatrix chromosome 2, complete sequence DNA encodes these proteins:
- a CDS encoding zinc finger C3H domain-containing protein, whose protein sequence is MFTNFSNKFKKLNVPTKQDKKYLLKYRTYSDECVEAILSLKSDNNKFNIYQNKNIDDNKNIISCNNNFEDNRNKIEDNSNKIKDNSNKIEDKSNKNDLLDKYIKKNKKHKVEESSDKKPFNYRTLLCKFFLVNACTKGDDCGYSHDTSQFPCKAHFVRQSCKRKNCLFSHDPNTLDKLDECLEDNNLSKVDSPFF, encoded by the coding sequence AtgtttacaaatttttctaacaagtttaaaaagttaaatGTTCCAACAAaacaagataaaaaatatttattaaaatatcgAACATATTCTGATGAATGTGTGGAAGCTATTTTATCACTTAAAAGtgacaataataaatttaatatttatcaaaataaaaatattgatgataataaaaatattattagttgcaataataattttgaagacaatagaaataaaattgaagacaatagtaataaaattaaagacaatagtaataaaattgaagacaaaagtaataaaaacGATCTATtagataaatatataaagaaaaataaaaagcaTAAAGTAGAAGAATCATCAGATAAAAAACCTTTTAATTATAGAACTTTACTCtgcaaattttttctagttAATGCTTGTACTAAAGGTGACGACTGTGGTTATTCACACGACACATCTCAATTTCCTTGTAAAGCGCATTTTGTCAGACAAAGTTGTAAACGGAAAAATTGTCTGTTTTCTCATGACCCAAATACGCTCGACAAACTAGACGAATGTTTAGAAGACAATAATTTAAGCAAGGTAGACTCGccatttttctaa
- a CDS encoding ribosomal protein uS7 codes for MADIKLFEKYSYDDVNCSDESISSYINLSRRFIIPHEGSRAIIKSKTKANLSIINRFVNSLMRNGRNSGKKRLANVCVEDAFVIINCLTKKNPLQVLVDAIINAGPREDTARVGRGGSMKRTAVDVSPSKRVSLAIQLLSNGIRSSAFKSRKSLAECIADELNNAAANSQNSYAVKKREEIERIAKSNR; via the coding sequence ATGGCCGACATCAAATTATTCGAAAAATATTCCTATGATGATGTTAACTGCTCAGACGAATCTATTTCTtcttatattaatttatcaagAAGATTTATTATTCCTCATGAAGGATCTAGAGctataataaaaagcaAAACTAAAGCCAATTTATCTATCATCAATAGGTTTGTCAATTCCCTAATGAGAAATGGTAGAAATAGTGGTAAGAAAAGATTAGCTAATGTTTGTGTGGAAGACGCTtttgttattattaattgtcttactaaaaaaaatccacTTCAAGTTTTAGTAGATGCTATAATAAACGCAGGGCCAAGAGAAGACACTGCTAGAGTAGGAAGAGGAGGGTCAATGAAGAGGACTGCTGTAGACGTGTCTCCTTCTAAAAGAGTCAGTTTGGCTATACAACTTTTATCTAATGGAATTAGATCTTCTGCTTTTAAATCTAGAAAAAGTCTTGCCGAGTGTATCGCCGACGAGTTAAACAACGCTGCTGCTAATAGTCAAAATTCTTACGCAgtcaaaaaaagagaagaaaTAGAAAGGATTGCTAAATCTAATCGttaa
- a CDS encoding T-complex protein 1 subunit zeta (CCT6), translating to MQSTQSDAQITQSGQAIKMNNATCESLKSLFSVSLGPNGTYKAIITPGQTLTITKNGNVLCKDIQFINPTSIIITKAAASLYSTYGDGSISFIVLCSDIFNSAYKYFQDGVSITSICTGLQNCITDISKYIESLSIGLENDDQLNELSYNLLNTKLSKQNSKLISPMITKAIKNISKSQFQDVNMVEVIKMNEGDVNDTKYIDGLVLDHGNRHYGMPTKLSDVVVMVTNMSLEYEKPEINAQFVYSSSKQREELVKNEREFILKKAQLIGEFADKIKNEMGKSLLLISEKGIDPFSLDILAKHNILALRRAKRRNMERLMYMCGGNIISEISQLDVRNLGYCANVRVVNIGEEKYTYLEGTPYKGSCTILIRADTDNEMNKMNNAIRGTLKVCHNTYKDKRIILGGVNLYQKLVRFLNSRLQEINEKDVIGYEILKQAYTNMIKYLLRNKGSNIHEELVKILREDIKHEEVYDSFTVVSGVLNNSAVVSMSLLMVDEIIKAGKCVKEEKTPN from the coding sequence ATGCAATCTACACAGTCTGATGCTCAGATTACTCAATCAGGGCAagctataaaaatgaacaaTGCTACTTGCGAATCTctaaaatctttattttctgtTTCATTGGGCCCAAATGGAACTTATAAAGCGATAATTACACCAGGACAAACACTTACAATTACGAAGAATGGCAATGTCTTATGTAAAGATATACAATTTATTAACCCAACATCAATAATTATTACAAAAGCCGCGGCTTCTTTATATAGTACATATGGAGATGGTAGtatatcttttatagtCCTCTGTTCtgatatatttaattcggcctataaatattttcaagaTGGTGTGTCAATAACGTCAATTTGCACTGGTCTTCAAAATTGTATAACTGACATATCGAAATATATTGAAAGTTTATCTATCGGATTAGAAAATGATGATCAGTTAAACGAGTTATCTTATAATTTACTAAATACAAAACTAAGTAAACAGAATTCTAAACTTATTTCACCAATGATAACTAAagctataaaaaatatttccaAGTCTCAATTCCAAGATGTCAATATGGTagaagttataaaaatgaatgaAGGAGATGTGAACGATACCAAATATATTGATGGACTAGTTTTAGACCACGGAAATAGGCACTACGGCATGCCTACTAAATTATCTGACGTCGTAGTAATGGTTACTAATATGTCATTAGAATATGAAAAACCAGAAATAAACGCGCAATTTGTTTATAGCAGCAGTAAACAAAGAGAAGAACTTGTAAAAAACGAAAGAGAGTTTATTCTGAAGAAAGCGCAACTTATTGGTGAGTTCGctgataaaattaaaaatgaaatggGAAAAAGCTTACTATTGATTTCTGAAAAAGGTATAGATCCATTTTCTCTCGATATTCTAGCGAAACACAACATTTTAGCTTTAAGAAGAGCCAAGAGGCGCAATATGGAAAGGCTCATGTACATGTGCGGAGGAAACATTATTAGTGAAATTTCTCAATTAGATGTCAGAAACTTGGGATATTGCGCAAATGTGCGAGTCGTAAATATTGGCGAAGAAAAATACACCTACTTAGAAGGAACTCCATATAAAGGATCTTGTACCATTTTAATTAGAGCAGATACTGATAATGAAATGAATAAGATGAATAATGCGATAAGAGGAACTCTTAAAGTATGCCATAACACTTATAAAGACAAGAGAATTATTTTAGGAGGTGTAAATTTGTACCAGAAACTAGTTAGATTCCTTAATTCTCGACTACAAGAAATTAATGAAAAAGACGTAATTGGCTACGAAATTCTGAAACAAGCTTATACtaatatgataaaatatttattaagaaataaagGTAGTAATATTCATGAAGAATTagtgaaaatattaagagAAGATATAAAACACGAAGAAGTTTATGATTCATTTACAGTCGTATCAGgtgtattaaataatagTGCTGTAGTTTCAATGAGCCTTTTAATGGTCgatgaaattataaaagcaGGTAAATGTGTGAAAGAAGAGAAAACTCCcaattaa
- a CDS encoding DNA-directed RNA polymerase II 16 kDa polypeptide, whose translation MEIDEQDLRDAHPVTLAEVKYLLEDVKERSSLDNRSSSYKILKQTLNYVEKFCKIEEKSMAEDLRSSLFNCGCNEVEIALLGSIFPQSVDEAKMLIPSLKNKDNAVLSKIVDLVIKYI comes from the coding sequence ATGGAAATTGATGAACAAGATTTACGAGATGCTCACCCTGTCACATTAGCCGAAGTCAAATATTTACTGGAAGATGTAAAAGAAAGATCTTCTCTAGATAACAGATCGTCATCTTACAAAATACTCAAACAAACATTAAATTATGTggaaaaattttgtaaaattgaagaaaaaagCATGGCTGAAGATTTAAGATCTTCATTGTTCAATTGTGGATGTAATGAAGTGGAAATCGCACTTTTGGGGTCGATTTTTCCACAGTCTGTGGATGAAGCGAAAATGTTGATACCgtctttgaaaaataaagataacGCAGTTTTGAGTAAAATAGTAGATTTagtaattaaatatatttaa
- a CDS encoding homeobox domain-containing protein 6, with product MMKSEYKKNQNYKKPRTNIDKLKRSTRRNANSKNKGTGRKRVRTVMDANQSKILIDSFLKNSFPSTELRDELSRSLKIKSRTIQIWFQNQRQKIKNKNLALSKNEDEYPGMPFRSLNILATAAVATLYEKEMNKEDDDKPIDSQ from the coding sequence ATGATGAAGAgcgaatataaaaaaaatcagaattataaaaaaccacGTACtaatattgataaattgAAAAGAAGTACAAGAAGAAATGCtaatagtaaaaataaaggtACAGGTAGAAAAAGAGTGCGTACTGTTATGGATGCGAATcaaagtaaaattttaattgatagttttttaaaaaactcgTTTCCGTCTACAGAATTACGAGATGAATTGAGTCGATcacttaaaataaaatcgaGAACAATACAGATTTGGTTTCAAAATCAgagacaaaaaattaaaaataaaaatttggcTTTATCAAAAAACGAAGATGAATATCCTGGAATGCCGTTTAGaagtttaaatattttggcCACTGCAGCTGTTGCGACCttatatgaaaaagaaatgaATAAAGAAGATGATGATAAGCCGATTGATTCTCAATAG
- a CDS encoding Golgi snap receptor complex member, producing the protein MIINRTAEYKKLNTLPHRGQCVSVSNIRSNIDEISKNIKLLNIKQDKLKLPSFESKSKKILEIQKMSELIKTRFKEIETSIIEIDTGNIDLNKFVINYFSTKLKTVLLDYKQVIQNDRSNLETYTGLKDNIKNNNINFYELDTLTVENKEVAEIQKNILEITNVILEMKILMHLGSSSIDRLDLIYDETNMNIEKVNKELRIMKKNYKGIKDKIMYFLGILVIILSISSIIKMELRKNKSK; encoded by the coding sequence atGATAATCAACAGAACAgcagaatataaaaaactgaACACACTGCCCCACAGGGGGCAGTGTGTCTCAGTCTCTAATATCAGATCTAATATAGAcgaaatatctaaaaatatcaaacttctaaatattaaacAGGACAAATTAAAACTGCCTTCTTTTGAGTCCAAAAGTAAGaagattttagaaataCAGAAGATGAGTGAACTAATAAAGACCAGATTCAAAGAAATAGAGACCAGTATCATTGAAATTGACACTGGGAATATTGACCTGAATAAGTTTGTAATTAATTACTTCAGTACTAAATTGAAAACAGTCTTACTTGATTATAAACAAGTCATACAGAATGATAGATCTAATTTAGAAACATACACTGGTCTTAAAGATAATATTaagaataataatataaatttctatgAATTAGATACACTTACAGtggaaaataaagaagtcGCAGAAATACAGAAGAATATCTTAGAAATTACTAATgtaattttagaaatgaaaattttaatgcaTTTGGGGTCTTCAAGTATTGACAGACTAGATTTGATTTATGATGAGACAAATATGAATATTGAGAAAGTTAACAAGGAACTGAGAATCATGAAGAAGAATTATAAAGgaattaaagataaaataatgtaTTTCTTGGGGATACTAGTAATAATATTGAGTATAAGTAGTATAATCAAAATGGaactaagaaaaaataaatccaaataa
- a CDS encoding DNA primase large subunit, which translates to MNFLKTKELSSCPNFYTKLPKSLFDHNEFTKLFDTRMKILKDLKLKNTCSDILNDLDDTLSHFITKLIMAGTAKSAKWFINRETSLLKYRLGKRFTNYNFTLQLNSCSNSFQIDPLFFTSKKFDINFSDKNIYELSTYNQNTPKKQKNDYISVHFSRISHLLANRSIKPVNGYVYLDKQSRDILIINQYKMDLEEQMSKLSNMLIKYPDERLDKLRISSLQEDIKILTDSSNFQTHSQYFPPCIKKILYLLNTNKHIANGDRQTLALFLKDSNIPIQETIEIFRKGFNIEQDVFDKKYLYHIRHAYGLEGKKAQYTSHGCVKMGNLRNSENKSMCPCLDDKKFIKNQYKFDIEDIFSEKNAIGRCNKILGRESGQECNLISTPVQYFITLKELNKKNNQNSGSI; encoded by the coding sequence atgaatttcTTGAAAACTAAAGAACTTTCTTCTTGTCCAAATTTCTACACTAAATTACCCAAGTCTTTATTCGATCATAACGAATTTACTAAATTATTCGACACAAGAATGAAGATCTTAAAAGACTTAAAACTCAAAAATACCTGCTCAGACATCTTAAACGACTTAGACGACACTCTGTCGCACTTCATAACAAAACTTATTATGGCTGGTACTGCGAAAAGTGCAAAATGGTTTATAAATCGAGAAACAAGTCTCTTAAAATACAGACTAGGCAAAAGATTCACAAATTACAACTTCACTCTGCAACTTAATTCTTGTTCTAACTCATTTCAGATTGACCcacttttttttactagtaaaaaatttgatataaattttagtgataaaaatatttacgaATTATCAACCTACAATCAAAATACTcctaaaaaacaaaaaaatgattatatTTCTGTACATTTTAGTCGTATAAGTCATCTACTAGCTAATAGATCTATAAAACCAGTAAACGGGTATGTTTATTTAGACAAACAAAGTCGCGATATATTGATAATAAACCAGTATAAAATGGATTTAGAAGAACAAATGTCTAAATTATCAAACATGCTTATAAAATATCCAGATGAACGACTAGACAAATTAAGAATATCTTCTTTACAAGAAGATATTAAGATATTAACTGATTCATCAAATTTCCAAACCCATTCTCAATATTTTCCAccatgtataaaaaaaattttatatttgttaaaTACCAATAAACATATAGCAAATGGAGATCGTCAAACATTAGCACTATTCTTAAAAGACTCTAATATACCTATACAAGAAACTATAGAAATATTCAGAAAAGGGTTTAATATTGAACAAGATGtgtttgataaaaaatatttgtatcaTATAAGACACGCTTACGGGTTAGAAGGGAAGAAAGCTCAATATACAAGTCATGGATGTGTGAAAATGGGGAATCTAAGGAATTCAGAGAATAAAAGTATGTGTCCGTGTTtagatgataaaaaatttataaaaaaccaatATAAGTTTGATATTGAAGATATTTTTAGTGAGAAGAATGCGATAGGAAgatgtaataaaatattgggGAGAGAAAGTGGACAAGAATGTAATTTAATTAGTACGCCAGTGCAGTATTTTATAACACTTAAAgaacttaataaaaaaaataatcaaaattcTGGAAgcatttaa
- a CDS encoding pre-mRNA-splicing factor (BUD31), translated as MDELIDFLREINEEMRKEGANIFKLHYERNRKISDMLKNKTLSMAHYKKLISHNLADKNLIDKWATPGYEKLCCLRCAQPRVHKYNTVCKCRIPEKYKDKEFHCKNCQCTGCGSY; from the coding sequence ATGGATGAACTGATAGATTTCTTAAGGGaaataaatgaagaaatgAGAAAAGAAGGCGCAAATATCTTTAAGCTTCACTACGAGAGAAACAGAAAGATATCAGACATGTTAAAGAACAAGACACTCAGCATGGCACACTACAAGAAACTTATAAGCCACAACTTGGCGGATAAAAACTTAATAGACAAATGGGCCACCCCAGGATATGAGAAATTATGCTGCTTGAGATGTGCCCAGCCAAGGGTCCACAAGTACAACACAGTGTGTAAATGTAGAATACCagagaaatataaagacAAGGAATTCCACTGTAAGAACTGTCAATGTACAGGGTGTGGGAGTTACTAA
- a CDS encoding saccharopine dehydrogenase (SCCPDH) has product MDKEYDIILYGASSYTAGYIIPYLENYDLKIGLASRNISNLESSNLPKIQCELTEAPSQTNILINCAGPYHLIGEEIIKSCIRNKTHYIDLCGEVHFIKYIYNKYHNEALKEGLFIIQACGFDSLIADLGNEIIKNKFDKDVEVRSVLELENPILNFGTWESLINSISRYTKNTIISEVRGNVKCPSYYYDENIKSYVVKFRGSDHFVVTSTQKLLRECNIKTCKYEAYLKTGNIFLYFLYFALISLMCKFNFGKNLLLRFYKFFSYNLVEKSPSREIVKRGSFTLSFEGVGMKNLDYKTKHLVISGPDVYTTTGICISQASLVLHEMIKSRQDGKNISNLPGGVVTPGFVFRETNLKEKLRNLGIIFNIKE; this is encoded by the coding sequence ATGGACAAAGAGTATGACATTATTCTATACGGAGCCAGTAGTTATACTGCTGGTTATATAATTCCATATTTGGAAAATTATGATCTTAAAATAGGTTTGGCTTCTcgaaatatttctaatttagaAAGTTCAAATCTTCCTAAGATTCAGTGCGAATTAACAGAGGCGCCATCCCAAACAAACATTTTGATTAATTGTGCAGGCCCGTATCATTTGATAGGCGaggaaattattaaatcttgTATCAGAAATAAGACTCATTACATCGATTTGTGTGGCGAAGTACATTTTATCAAgtatatttacaataaatatcataatGAAGCCTTAAAAGAAggtctttttataattcaGGCCTGTGGTTTTGATTCGTTAATCGCTGATCTTGGaaatgaaattattaaaaataaatttgataaagaCGTAGAAGTTAGAAGTGTGTTAGAATTAGAAAATcccattttaaattttggaACATGGGAaagtttaataaattcaatCTCAAGATATACGAAAAATACTATTATTAGTGAAGTTAGAGGAAATGTTAAGTGTCCATCGTATTATtatgatgaaaatataaaatcttacGTGGTTAAATTTAGAGGCTCCGACCATTTTGTGGTGACTAGCACGCAGAAACTTCTAAGAGAGTGCAATATCAAAACATGTAAATACGAAGcgtatttaaaaacaggaaatatttttttatatttcttatacTTTGCATTGATTTCTTTAATGTGCAAGTTTAACTTTGGTAAAAACTTGTTACTtcgtttttataaatttttcagtTATAATTTAGTTGAGAAATCTCCTAGTAGGgaaattgtaaaaagagGCTCTTTTACTTTATCTTTTGAAGGTGTTGGTATGAAGAATTTGGATTATAAAACTAAACATTTAGTAATATCTGGTCCAGACGTGTATACCACGACAGGTATTTGTATAAGTCAAGCATCATTAGTACTACATGAAATGATCAAATCAAGACAAGACgggaaaaatatatcaaatttacCTGGTGGCGTAGTGACGCCTGGATTTGTATTTAGAGAAACAAATTTGAAAGAAAAACTTAGAAATTTgggaattatttttaatattaaagaataa
- a CDS encoding septin, which yields MSSKGIGMSNLPNLKYGRICRKGIDFNIMIVGSTGLGKTSFINGLFNINLLDTTTEKSDFHVSTCTIVENQFKTNIIITEINNIGDRKNNDNCWRPIIKYVHDSYTDFWNKEQENVRDLISDKRVHLCFYFLEPNIDFIRPADLLTMKEISKYCNLVPVVSKSDLLNENEKQEAFDFLRNIFEENNILLFEEEKPERGKLSNFTPPFFIISPDDISEHTRKYPWGVLDIRNFVTNDLYRLRDQLINKNIIELIRRTEDFYDMFRATLLYEYVDTQASKELNKELKLFGLSEEIEDEYKMIKEMKARILEKKEVLNITKE from the coding sequence ATGAGTAGCAAAGGAATAGGAATGTCTAATCTGCCGAATCTCAAATACGGTAGAATATGTCGTAAAGGTATcgattttaatataatgatAGTAGGGTCTACTGGTCTAGGCAAGACCAGTTTTATAAACGGTcttttcaatataaatcTACTCGACACTACAACTGAAAAATCTGATTTCCATGTCTCCACATGCACTATTGTTGAGAATCAGtttaaaactaatataattataactgaaattaataatatcggagacagaaaaaataatgataatTGTTGGAGaccaataataaaatatgttcaTGATTCGTATACAGATTTCTGGAATAAAGAACAAGAGAATGTAAGAGATTTGATAAGTGATAAAAGAGTacatttatgtttttattttttggaacctaatattgattttataagaCCTGCTGATTTATTAACAATGAAAGAGATATCtaaatattgtaatttaGTTCCTGTAGTATCAAAAAGTGATTTGTTGAATGAAAATGAGAAACAAGAAGcatttgattttttgagaaatatttttgaagaaaataatattttattattcgaAGAAGAGAAACCTGAAAGAGGTAAGCTTTCAAACTTCACACCTccgttttttattatctctCCTGATGATATTTCCGAGCACACGCGCAAATACCCGTGGGGAGTTCTTgatataagaaattttgtTACTAATGATTTATATAGATTGAGAGATCAATTgataaataagaatataatTGAGTTGATAAGACGTACagaagatttttatgatatgtTTCGGGCTACATTATTGTATGAGTATGTTGATACACAAGCTAGTAAAGAACTTAATAAAGAGTTAAAGCTTTTTGGGTTAAGTGAAGAGATTGAAGATGAGTATAAGATGATTAAAGAAATGAAAGCGAGGATATTAGAAAAGAAAGAAGTATTGAATATTACAAAGGAATAA
- a CDS encoding ribosomal protein uS14, whose protein sequence is MNLADILDVPIKQNEPKGPFSHKVATNEEAKKCRACSGFRGIIFKYDMTICRRCFREYAKDIGFNVYD, encoded by the coding sequence ATGAATCTTGCTGATATTCTCGATGTCccaataaaacaaaatgaaCCCAAAGGCCCATTTTCTCATAAAGTAGCAACAAATGAAGAAGCCAAAAAATGCAGAGCTTGCAGTGGATTTAGaggaataatttttaaatatgacATGACTATTTGTAGAAGATGTTTTAGAGAATACGCTAAAGATATTGGATTTAATGTTTAcgattaa
- a CDS encoding putative heat repeat protein: MQTISFYIYLNRLYKSDKLLAINNIKQRPKNIPLLLKYLRHDFLEDLGIYTKDITKQIISYNTSHYFINYRSYDIKYNILNLLNERNLDKFDSLFLLDFNMSFNRNFFSIDLSPFVLELVKKREINLNFIKLVKYVSPNTFWDLIRQNYNLLKFLLVHDKSLLDDKKVLMSLLGTNLTDLVILSLPYKEWASIRPHISDGFIKKYFYKFNIVDLLVLKDAKFVWNILKNESYKVRYQMYSEMKVDNKILNFVRQDLKNLVKSNYKMISKKYKSNLVDTISIIKEIVDQIVIFPPLIELSYSVISELEDIAKDICMFYILKFISEKSSFITGSSFSRWYFNLVRFIKLFYQEVDSSGLQDLIDLYIENKKYSCVLLFEITKTSSKLKDINEIFLYEDYDIKLKDDVYERYQVILKPEVKKCNIKYLTSYEVSKMDLECTDFEYEEEYLYVRNVARLISQNIKKVEDFEKIKKFFMKCCSSQEEDIRLIGNSMISKIEIFNKK, from the coding sequence ATGCAGacaatatctttttatatttatttaaacaGACTTTACAAATCTGATAAACTTCTTGctattaataatatcaaacAACGTcctaaaaatattccaCTTCTTCTTAAATATCTCCGtcatgattttttagaagaCTTAGGAATTTACACTAAAGATATtacaaaacaaataatatctTACAACACCTCccattattttataaattacagatcttatgatataaaatacaacattttaaatttacttaATGAACGAAATCttgataaatttgataGCCTTTTTTTACTGGATTTTAATATGTCATttaatagaaattttttttctattgaTTTATCGCCTTTCGTCTTGGAACTCGTTAAAAAACgagaaataaatttaaattttattaaattagtCAAATATGTGAGTCCTAATACTTTTTGGGACTTGATAAgacaaaattataatttattaaaatttttattagtacATGATAAAAGTTTATTAGATGATAAAAAAGTCTTAATGAGTCTTTTAGGTACAAATTTGACAGATTTAGTTATTCTTAGTCTTCCTTATAAAGAGTGGGCGAGTATTCGCCCACATATTTCTGAtggatttattaaaaaatatttttataaatttaatattgtcGATCTTCTGGTACTAAAAGATGCGAAATTCGTATggaatattttgaaaaatgaATCTTATAAGGTGAGATATCAAATGTATTCAGAAATGAAAgttgataataaaattttaaattttgtaagACAAGATTTGAAAAATCTTGTAAAAAGcaattataaaatgatATCTAAGAAATATAAGTCTAATTTAGTGGATACTATAAgtattattaaagaaatagtCGACCAGATTGTTATATTTCCGCCTCTTATTGAATTATCTTATTCTGTAATTAGCGAATTAGAAGACATTGCTAAAGATATTTGcatgttttatattctgAAATTTATTAGTGAAAAGTCTAGTTTCATTACTGGCTCTTCGTTTTCTCGATGGTATTTTAACTTAGTTAGATTTATTAAGCTGTTTTATCAGGAAGTAGACTCGTCTGGTTTACAAGATCTTATAGACTTGTATATAGAGAACAAGAAGTACAGTTGTGTCTTATTATTTGAGATTACTAAAACTAGTAGTAAGTTAAAAGACATAAATGAGATATTCTTGTATGAAGATTATGATATTAAACTTAAAGACGATGTTTACGAGAGATATCAAGTAATATTAAAACcagaagtaaaaaaatgtaatataaaatatttgacgAGTTATGAGGTCAGTAAAATGGATTTGGAGTGTACAGATTTTGAATATGAAGAGGAATATTTGTATGTTAGAAATGTGGCGAGATTAATTTCTcagaatattaaaaaagtcgaagattttgaaaaaataaaaaaattttttatgaaatgtTGTAGTAGCCAGGAGGAAGATATAAGATTGATAGGGAATTCAATGATCAGTAagatagaaatatttaataaaaaatga